One window from the genome of Motilibacter peucedani encodes:
- a CDS encoding formimidoylglutamate deiminase has translation MTSWWCEYAWVGSAPVASVRVVAHSGVVTSVETGVPASDGDERLRGLVLPGFANAHSHAFHRALRGRTHGSGGTFWTWREQMYAVAARLDPDSYLRLARAVYAEMALAGVTCVGEFHYLHHAPGGARYDEPNAMGEALRQAAGDAGIRITLLDACYLSGGLSSDGHLPLDPVQQRFGDGSAEAWASRVGQLAPDATLRLGAAVHSVRAVPRDALPEVASAFPDAPLHVHLSEQQAENDAALAHYGRTPTQLLADAGALGARTTAVHATFSPGIDILGGSGTRICACPTTERDLADGIGPMRLLVTAGSPLCLGSDSHAVIDLLEEARALEMHERLATRRRGSFSPAELVDALTADGHAALGWPEAGRIETAAPADLVAVRLDSVRTAGSTPEQLVLAASSPDVHTVVVGGRTVVRDGAHALGDVGALLCDAVSSLWADA, from the coding sequence GTGACCTCCTGGTGGTGCGAGTACGCCTGGGTCGGCTCCGCGCCGGTCGCGTCCGTCCGCGTCGTGGCACACAGCGGCGTGGTCACCTCGGTCGAGACGGGCGTCCCGGCCTCCGACGGCGACGAGAGGCTCCGCGGCCTCGTGCTGCCGGGCTTCGCCAACGCGCACTCGCACGCCTTCCACCGCGCGCTGCGCGGGCGGACGCACGGCTCCGGCGGCACGTTCTGGACGTGGCGCGAGCAGATGTACGCGGTGGCCGCCCGCCTCGACCCGGACTCCTACTTGCGGCTGGCTCGCGCGGTCTACGCCGAGATGGCCCTCGCCGGGGTCACCTGCGTCGGTGAGTTCCACTACCTGCACCACGCGCCGGGCGGCGCCCGCTACGACGAGCCGAACGCGATGGGCGAGGCGCTGCGCCAGGCGGCCGGCGACGCCGGCATCCGCATCACGCTGCTCGACGCGTGCTACCTCTCCGGGGGTCTGTCCTCCGACGGTCACCTCCCGCTCGACCCGGTGCAGCAGCGGTTCGGCGACGGCTCGGCCGAGGCCTGGGCGTCCCGCGTCGGGCAGCTGGCGCCCGACGCCACCCTGCGGCTGGGTGCAGCGGTGCACTCGGTCCGGGCCGTGCCCCGCGACGCCCTTCCCGAGGTCGCGTCCGCGTTCCCCGACGCACCCCTGCACGTGCACCTGTCGGAGCAGCAGGCCGAGAACGACGCAGCGCTCGCGCACTACGGCCGCACTCCGACCCAGCTACTCGCTGACGCGGGGGCGCTCGGCGCTCGTACCACCGCAGTCCACGCCACGTTCTCGCCCGGCATCGACATCCTCGGAGGCAGTGGCACCCGGATCTGCGCCTGCCCCACGACCGAGCGCGACCTGGCTGACGGCATCGGGCCGATGCGCCTCCTCGTTACCGCCGGCTCCCCGCTGTGCCTGGGCAGCGACTCGCACGCCGTCATCGACCTGCTGGAAGAGGCGCGGGCGCTGGAGATGCACGAGCGGCTCGCAACCCGGCGACGCGGGTCCTTCTCCCCCGCCGAGCTGGTCGATGCCCTGACCGCCGACGGTCACGCGGCGCTGGGCTGGCCGGAGGCCGGCCGCATCGAGACAGCGGCACCCGCCGACCTGGTCGCGGTGCGGCTCGACAGCGTACGCACCGCCGGTTCCACGCCCGAGCAGCTCGTGCTCGCCGCATCCTCACCTGATGTCCACACGGTGGTCGTAGGTGGTCGCACCGTCGTGCGCGACGGGGCACACGCACTGGGCGACGTCGGAGCGCT
- the hutU gene encoding urocanate hydratase has product MDGARPVRAARGTTLTARSWQTEAPMRMLANNLDPEVAERPDDLVVYGGTGRAARDWRSYDAIMRTLTDLRDDETLLVQSGRPVGVMQTHEWAPRVLIANSNLVGDWATWPKFRELERQGLTMYGQMTAGSWIYIGTQGILQGTYETFAAVAAKRFGGTLAGTLTVTGGCGGMGGAQPLAVTLNDGVCLVVDVDGTRLARRVANRYLDVVADDLDDALRRCLAAKSERRALSVGLVGNCATVLPELLRRGVDVDIVTDQTSAHDPLSYVPEGIELGDWPDYAAAKPEEATDRARASMARHVEAMVGFLDAGAEVFDYGNSIRDEARLGGFDRAFAFPGFVPAYIRPLFCEGKGPFRWAALSGDPADIRATDEAVLELFPDDDHLHRWIRAAQDRVAFQGLPARICWLGYGERDRAGLAFNELVASGAVKAPIVIGRDHLDAGSVASPYRETEAMADGSDAIADWPLLNALVNTASGATWVSIHHGGGVGIGRSIHAGQVSVADGTPLAAAKLARVLSNDPAMGVIRHVDAGYELADEVAQERGVRVPMQEG; this is encoded by the coding sequence ATGGACGGAGCACGACCCGTACGCGCCGCTCGCGGCACGACGCTGACGGCGAGGAGCTGGCAGACCGAGGCGCCGATGCGCATGCTCGCCAACAACCTCGACCCCGAGGTTGCCGAGCGGCCCGACGACCTCGTGGTCTACGGAGGCACGGGTCGCGCGGCGCGCGACTGGCGCAGCTACGACGCCATCATGCGTACGCTGACCGACCTCCGCGACGACGAGACGCTGCTCGTGCAGTCGGGACGCCCGGTGGGCGTCATGCAGACGCACGAGTGGGCGCCGCGGGTGCTCATCGCCAACTCCAACCTGGTCGGTGACTGGGCCACCTGGCCGAAGTTCCGGGAGCTCGAGCGCCAGGGCCTGACGATGTACGGCCAGATGACGGCCGGGTCGTGGATCTACATCGGCACGCAGGGGATCCTCCAGGGCACCTACGAGACCTTCGCCGCCGTGGCCGCGAAGCGCTTCGGAGGGACGCTCGCCGGCACGCTCACCGTCACCGGCGGCTGCGGCGGCATGGGCGGCGCGCAGCCGCTGGCGGTCACCCTCAACGACGGCGTCTGCCTCGTCGTCGACGTCGACGGCACCCGCCTGGCCCGCCGCGTGGCCAACCGCTACCTCGACGTGGTGGCCGACGACCTCGACGACGCGCTGCGGCGCTGTCTCGCGGCGAAGTCGGAGCGGAGGGCGCTCAGCGTCGGGCTGGTCGGCAACTGCGCGACCGTGCTGCCCGAGCTGCTCCGCCGCGGGGTCGACGTCGACATCGTCACCGACCAGACCAGTGCGCACGACCCGCTGTCCTACGTGCCCGAGGGCATCGAGCTCGGCGACTGGCCGGACTACGCCGCGGCCAAGCCGGAGGAGGCGACCGACCGCGCCCGGGCGTCGATGGCCCGGCACGTCGAGGCCATGGTCGGCTTCCTGGACGCGGGCGCCGAGGTCTTCGACTACGGCAACTCGATCCGCGACGAGGCCCGCCTCGGCGGCTTCGACCGCGCGTTCGCCTTCCCCGGCTTCGTGCCCGCCTACATCCGGCCGCTGTTCTGCGAGGGCAAGGGCCCGTTCCGATGGGCGGCGCTGAGCGGCGACCCCGCCGACATCCGGGCGACGGACGAGGCCGTGCTGGAGCTCTTCCCCGACGACGACCACCTGCACCGCTGGATCCGCGCCGCCCAGGACCGCGTCGCCTTCCAGGGCCTGCCGGCGCGCATCTGCTGGCTGGGCTACGGCGAGCGCGACCGTGCGGGCCTGGCCTTCAACGAGCTGGTCGCCTCCGGCGCGGTGAAGGCCCCCATCGTCATCGGCCGCGACCACCTCGACGCCGGCAGCGTCGCATCCCCCTACCGCGAGACCGAGGCGATGGCCGACGGCTCCGACGCGATCGCGGACTGGCCGCTGCTCAACGCCCTGGTCAACACCGCCTCCGGCGCGACGTGGGTGTCCATCCACCACGGCGGCGGAGTCGGCATCGGCCGCTCGATCCACGCCGGCCAGGTGTCGGTCGCCGACGGGACGCCGCTCGCAGCTGCCAAGCTGGCCCGCGTGCTGAGCAACGACCCGGCCATGGGCGTGATCCGCCACGTCGACGCGGGCTACGAGCTCGCCGACGAGGTGGCGCAGGAGCGCGGCGTGCGGGTCCCGATGCAGGAGGGCTGA
- a CDS encoding IclR family transcriptional regulator: MGASRVPAAEQTLQVLTHLARHASPLPAARIAADLGLPRSTVYHLLNVLVSAGYAVHLPEERRYGLGVAALQVGTAYTHQAPLGRLARPVLARLVDATGFAAHLAVLHGREVLYVVEERAPGRPPLVTDVGVRLPATLTASGRAMLAALPAPQVRALFPDRDSFVQRGSGGPDSPSALRRLLVDARARGYAVEDGEVTAGFASVAYAVVDHAGLPAAGLATTYPADEVDNPGRDRLVAAVAAAASELGRRIGGQG, from the coding sequence ATGGGAGCCAGCCGCGTCCCCGCCGCCGAGCAGACGCTCCAGGTGCTGACCCACCTGGCGCGGCACGCGAGCCCGCTGCCCGCCGCGCGCATCGCCGCCGACCTGGGGCTGCCTCGCTCGACCGTCTACCACCTGCTCAACGTGCTCGTGAGCGCCGGCTACGCCGTCCACCTGCCCGAGGAGCGGCGCTACGGCCTGGGCGTCGCCGCCCTGCAGGTCGGCACCGCCTACACGCACCAGGCGCCGCTCGGTCGCCTGGCGCGCCCGGTCCTCGCCCGGCTGGTCGACGCCACCGGCTTCGCGGCGCACCTCGCGGTGCTGCACGGCCGCGAGGTGCTCTACGTCGTCGAGGAGCGCGCACCCGGCCGGCCGCCGCTGGTGACCGACGTCGGCGTACGCCTGCCCGCGACCCTCACGGCGAGCGGTCGGGCGATGCTCGCAGCCCTGCCGGCGCCGCAGGTGCGCGCGCTCTTCCCCGACCGCGACTCGTTCGTGCAGCGGGGTTCCGGGGGACCCGACTCGCCGTCGGCGCTGCGCCGGCTGCTGGTCGACGCGCGGGCGCGGGGGTACGCGGTCGAGGACGGCGAGGTCACGGCCGGCTTCGCCTCGGTGGCGTACGCGGTGGTCGACCACGCGGGGCTGCCGGCCGCGGGGCTCGCCACGACGTACCCGGCGGACGAGGTCGACAACCCCGGCCGCGACCGGCTGGTCGCGGCGGTGGCCGCTGCGGCGAGCGAGCTCGGGAGGCGCATCGGCGGCCAGGGCTGA
- a CDS encoding allantoate amidohydrolase yields MGFDALWAELEPVGRASSGGYRRYAWTPEDRTLREWFTSSAAGLGLDVTTDRAGNLWAWWGSPDTDGPGVVMGSHLDSVPDGGAFDGPLGVVSAFAALESLRDSGFSPAKPIGVACFGDEEGARFGIACAGSRLLTGVLDADRARGLRDGDGVTMAEAMSAAGVDPARVGRDDETLRRVAHFVELHVEQGRGLVHSAAAVGVGSSIWPHGRWRVDLAGRADHAGTTALVDRDDPMLELARLVTSARTAAERRSALATVGKVLVSPNGVNAIPSRVTAWLDARASEETAVRAVVADLAAAGLEPVEESWTPRTPFDRSLAVQLSALLQGAPVLETGAGHDAGVLAQAGIPTAMLFVRNPTGVSHSPEEHAEPADCHAGVEALASVVRALAGHTWPAP; encoded by the coding sequence ATGGGCTTCGACGCGCTGTGGGCCGAGCTCGAGCCGGTCGGACGGGCTTCGAGCGGTGGCTACCGGAGGTACGCGTGGACTCCTGAGGACCGCACGCTGCGCGAGTGGTTCACCTCCTCTGCAGCCGGCCTCGGGCTCGACGTCACCACTGACCGCGCCGGCAACCTGTGGGCCTGGTGGGGCTCCCCCGACACCGACGGTCCCGGCGTCGTGATGGGCAGCCACCTCGACTCCGTGCCTGACGGCGGCGCGTTCGACGGCCCGCTCGGGGTGGTCTCGGCGTTCGCCGCTCTGGAGTCTCTTCGCGACAGCGGCTTCTCTCCCGCCAAGCCGATCGGCGTCGCCTGTTTCGGTGACGAGGAGGGCGCCCGCTTCGGCATCGCCTGCGCCGGGTCCCGGCTGCTGACCGGCGTGCTCGACGCCGACCGGGCCCGGGGCCTGCGCGACGGCGACGGCGTCACGATGGCCGAGGCGATGTCCGCCGCCGGCGTCGACCCGGCCCGCGTCGGTCGTGACGACGAGACGCTGCGACGCGTCGCCCACTTCGTCGAGCTGCACGTCGAGCAGGGCCGCGGGCTCGTGCACTCCGCCGCTGCCGTCGGTGTCGGCAGCTCCATCTGGCCGCACGGTCGCTGGCGGGTCGACCTCGCAGGACGGGCCGACCACGCCGGCACCACGGCCCTGGTCGACAGGGACGACCCGATGCTCGAGCTGGCCCGGCTCGTCACCTCGGCGCGCACCGCGGCCGAACGCCGCTCCGCGCTGGCCACGGTCGGCAAGGTGCTCGTCTCGCCCAACGGCGTCAACGCCATCCCCTCGCGCGTCACCGCGTGGCTCGACGCCCGCGCGTCCGAGGAGACCGCCGTCCGGGCGGTCGTCGCAGACCTCGCTGCCGCGGGACTCGAGCCGGTCGAGGAGTCGTGGACGCCGCGTACGCCGTTCGACCGCTCCCTCGCGGTGCAGCTCTCGGCCCTCCTCCAGGGCGCGCCGGTCCTCGAGACAGGTGCAGGCCACGACGCCGGGGTCCTCGCCCAGGCGGGCATCCCGACGGCCATGCTGTTCGTGCGCAACCCGACCGGCGTCTCGCACTCGCCCGAGGAGCACGCCGAGCCGGCTGACTGCCACGCCGGCGTCGAGGCGCTGGCGTCGGTCGTGCGCGCGCTCGCCGGCCACACCTGGCCGGCTCCGTGA
- the hutH gene encoding histidine ammonia-lyase, which yields MTSTTTRTTVEVGSGPVSPADLVAVARDDAGVRLSAEALDGIARSRAVIEALAADTVPHYGVSTGFGALATVHIPAARRAQLQASLVRSHAAGSGAEVEREVVRALMLLRLSTLATGRTGVRPVVAETYAALLDAGITPVVHEYGSLGCSGDLAPLAHCALALMGEGTVRDAVGDLRPAAEALAEAGIAPIALAEKEGLALINGTDGMLGMLLLAAHDLRELLVAADIAAAMSVEALLGTDAVFAADLQALRPHPGQAAAAANLRTLLAGSGVMASHRTGECTRVQDAYSLRCSPQVHGAARDTLAHAELVASRELAAAVDNPVVTTDGRVESNGNFHGAPVAYVLDFLAIAAADVASMSERRTDRHLDVNRNHGLTPFLADDPGVDSGHMIAQYTAAGIVSEMKRLAVPASVDSIPSSAMQEDHVSMGWAAARKLRRSVDGLTRVVAVELLTAARSLDLRAPLSPAAATGAVRDAIRAAGVPGPGPDRYLAPEIEAVVELVRSGAIRTAAESVTGPLA from the coding sequence ATGACGAGCACCACCACCCGCACCACCGTCGAGGTCGGCTCCGGGCCGGTCTCCCCCGCCGACCTCGTGGCCGTCGCCCGCGACGACGCCGGCGTGCGGCTCTCGGCGGAGGCGCTCGACGGCATCGCCCGCTCGCGGGCGGTCATCGAGGCGCTCGCTGCCGACACCGTGCCGCACTACGGCGTCTCGACCGGCTTCGGTGCGCTGGCCACCGTCCACATCCCCGCCGCCCGCCGGGCCCAGCTCCAGGCGAGCCTCGTGCGCTCGCACGCGGCCGGCTCCGGGGCCGAGGTCGAGCGCGAGGTGGTGCGGGCGCTGATGCTGCTGCGGCTCTCCACGCTCGCGACCGGCCGCACGGGCGTCCGCCCGGTGGTGGCCGAGACCTACGCCGCGCTGCTCGACGCCGGAATCACGCCGGTCGTGCACGAGTACGGCTCGCTGGGCTGCTCCGGCGACCTCGCCCCGCTCGCGCACTGCGCGCTGGCGCTGATGGGCGAGGGGACCGTGCGCGACGCTGTCGGCGACCTGCGGCCCGCCGCCGAGGCGCTGGCCGAGGCCGGGATCGCACCCATCGCGCTCGCCGAGAAGGAGGGCCTCGCCCTCATCAACGGCACCGACGGCATGCTCGGGATGCTGCTGCTCGCGGCGCACGACCTGCGCGAGCTGCTCGTGGCCGCCGACATCGCCGCCGCCATGAGCGTCGAGGCACTGCTCGGCACCGACGCGGTCTTCGCCGCCGACCTCCAGGCGCTGCGCCCGCACCCGGGCCAGGCGGCCGCGGCCGCCAACCTGCGTACGCTGCTCGCCGGCTCCGGCGTCATGGCCAGCCACCGCACCGGCGAGTGCACGCGCGTGCAGGACGCCTACTCGCTGCGCTGCTCGCCGCAGGTGCACGGCGCGGCGCGCGACACCCTCGCCCACGCCGAGCTGGTGGCCTCGCGCGAGCTCGCCGCCGCCGTCGACAACCCGGTCGTCACTACCGACGGCCGGGTCGAGAGCAACGGCAACTTCCACGGCGCACCGGTCGCCTACGTGCTCGACTTCCTCGCCATCGCCGCGGCCGACGTCGCCTCGATGAGCGAGCGGCGCACCGACCGGCACCTCGACGTCAACCGCAACCACGGCCTGACGCCGTTCCTCGCCGACGACCCGGGCGTCGACAGCGGCCACATGATCGCGCAGTACACCGCCGCTGGCATCGTGAGCGAGATGAAGCGGCTGGCCGTGCCTGCGAGCGTCGACTCGATCCCCAGCAGCGCCATGCAGGAGGACCACGTGTCGATGGGCTGGGCGGCCGCGCGCAAGCTGCGGCGCTCGGTCGACGGGCTGACCCGCGTGGTGGCCGTCGAGCTGCTCACCGCCGCCCGCTCGCTCGACCTGCGCGCGCCGCTCTCACCGGCCGCCGCGACAGGGGCGGTCCGCGACGCGATCCGCGCGGCAGGGGTACCAGGCCCGGGTCCCGACCGCTACCTCGCACCCGAGATCGAGGCGGTCGTCGAGCTGGTACGCAGTGGTGCCATCCGCACCGCAGCCGAGTCGGTCACCGGCCCCCTCGCCTAG